One stretch of Zootoca vivipara chromosome 8, rZooViv1.1, whole genome shotgun sequence DNA includes these proteins:
- the YWHAZ gene encoding 14-3-3 protein zeta/delta has product MDKNELVQKAKLAEQAERYDDMAACMKSVTEQGAELSNEERNLLSVAYKNVVGARRSSWRVVSSIEQKTEGAEKKQQMAREYREKIETELRDICNDVLSLLEKFLIPNASQAESKVFYLKMKGDYYRYLAEVAAGDDKKGIVEQSQQAYQEAFEISKKEMQPTHPIRLGLALNFSVFYYEILNSPEKACSLAKTAFDEAIAELDTLSEESYKDSTLIMQLLRDNLTLWTSDTQGDEAEAGEGGEN; this is encoded by the exons ATGGATAAAAACGAGCTGGTGCAGAAGGCCAAACTGGCTGAGCAGGCTGAGAGATATGATGACATGGCAGCCTGCATGAAGTCTGTGACTGAGCAAGGAGCAGAATTGTCAAACGAGGAGAGGAATCTTCTCTCTGTCGCTTACAAAAATGTTGTAGGAGCACGTAGGTCATCTTGGAGGGTTGTGTCAAGCATTGAACAAAAGACGGAAGGTGCTGAGAAAAAGCAGCAAATGGCCCGAGAATACAGAGAGAAAATTGAGACTGAACTAAGGGACATCTGCAATGATGTGCTG TCTCTGTTGGAAAAGTTCTTGATTCCTAATGCTTCGCAAGCGGAAAGCAAAGTTTTCTATTTGAAAATGAAAGGCGACTACTACCGTTATTTGGCTGAAGTTGCTGCTGGTGATGACAAGAAAG GGATAGTGGAGCAGTCGCAACAGGCATATCAGGAAGCTTTCGAAATCAGCAAAAAAGAGATGCAGCCAACACATCCTATCAGATTAGGTCTGGCTCTAAACTTCTCCGTGTTCTATTATGAGATCCTGAATTCTCCGGAGAAAGCCTGTTCCCTTGCAAAGACT GCTTTTGATGAAGCCATTGCTGAACTTGATACGTTAAGCGAAGAATCATACAAAGACAGCACACTAATAATGCAGTTACTGAGAGACAATTTGACA TTGTGGACATCGGATACCCAAGGAgatgaagctgaagcaggagaaggaggggagaatTAA